The following proteins are co-located in the Silene latifolia isolate original U9 population chromosome 1, ASM4854445v1, whole genome shotgun sequence genome:
- the LOC141599093 gene encoding stemmadenine O-acetyltransferase-like, whose translation MMNIELISEELMKPSHPTPSHLRYLKPSLFDQVNIPILMPLIFFFSNKQTPTPSTILTRLKNSLSATLSIFYPLAGRVQFDSSHITCNDEGVPYLQAHLPYTSLSQVVHNADVSLLDKLLPSSDDTQGYTKLVLVIQVNTFACGGIAIGIKINHVVSDGFSFAMFVKTWAEMASGGAEPPYLRPRFEIWREFPPHGPIVSGELDPDLLGSKPVTKWFMFSKPMCDALKARLYLDGKNNQPSVTMAISAFIYSRIKLLRTSGVNNIPNEVYHAVNIRPKVIIPPGCDYYFGNMVVNAIVNPNDNHLEATRESIKEIIGKSRLIDNMRNGKEDLRFMMDHFERESRGEITSLGFSSFRGLPVYEADFGWGKPVWVTSATLVFKDMVLIIAGDPSRQDTYVYVNLSPDEMSRLEADPEFNSFVSKSATFVNTSKL comes from the coding sequence ATGATGAACATAGAATTGATCTCGGAAGAATTGATGAAACCATCACATCCAACTCCATCTCACCTTCGTTATCTAAAACCCTCCTTGTTCGATCAAGTCAACATCCCAATTCTTATGCCCTTAATCTTCTTCTTCTCAAACAAACAAACTCCCACCCCGTCGACCATcttaacccgactcaaaaactCGCTTAGCGCCACATTGTCCATCTTCTATCCACTAGCGGGTCGAGTCCAATTTGATTCGAGTCATATAACCTGTAATGACGAGGGTGTACCCTATCTCCAAGCCCATCTACCCTATACCAGTTTATCCCAAGTTGTTCATAACGCTGACGTGTCCCTGCTAGACAAGCTCTTACCCTCTAGTGACGATACCCAAGGCTACACTAAACTTGTTTTGGTTATTCAAGTGAATACGTTCGCCTGTGGCGGAATTGCTATCGGGATTAAAATTAACCATGTTGTTTCCGATGGGTTTTCTTTTGCTATGTTTGTGAAAACTTGGGCCGAAATGGCTAGTGGTGGGGCTGAGCCGCCCTACCTACGACCTCGTTTCGAAATATGGAGGGAATTTCCACCACATGGTCCCATTGTATCAGGAGAGCTAGACCCGGATCTACTAGGGAGTAAACCGGTAACCAAGTGGTTTATGTTTAGCAAACCCATGTGTGATGCACTTAAGGCAAGGCTATACTTAGACGGCAAAAATAATCAACCATCTGTCACCATGGCTATTTCGGCATTCATATATAGTAGGATTAAATTACTTCGTACAAGCGGGGTAAATAACATTCCTAATGAAGTTTACCATGCGGTAAATATCCGTCCTAAAGTGATTATTCCTCCAGGATGCGATTACTATTTCGGTAACATGGTCGTGAACGCAATAGTGAACCCAAATGATAATCATTTGGAGGCTACGCGAGAGTCGATAAAGGAAATAATTGGGAAAAGTAGATTAATAGATAATATGCGAAATGGTAAGGAAGATTTAAGGTTTATGATGGATCATTTTGAGAGGGAGAGCAGAGGAGAAATAACGTCACTTGGGTTTAGCTCGTTTAGAGGATTGCCTGTTTATGAAGCCGATTTCGGGTGGGGGAAACCGGTGTGGGTCACATCCGCGACTCTGGTGTTTAAGGATATGGTGTTAATTATTGCAGGCGATCCGTCAAGGCAAGACACA